A stretch of Drosophila gunungcola strain Sukarami chromosome 3L unlocalized genomic scaffold, Dgunungcola_SK_2 000002F, whole genome shotgun sequence DNA encodes these proteins:
- the LOC128257670 gene encoding uncharacterized protein LOC128257670 isoform X2, whose protein sequence is MAIELYRGDRTGVEWSGVWWTGLGSSEMRVTAKELPTTKWRRERRQRTAEYQVHEAGSSDREREDRDMDSPIDMSVTTGALKLRASPPPPYREPLPGTNYAANSRPSVITQAPPKREPPEQAHSSDVAMCDIDEHFRRSLGENYAALFAKKSPTPTPTPTPSPSGTPKQQVSPLAYGPPSSSSSSTGAATTIAATTQLYQQQQQQQHRSPLAKPGLVILEPESEQPELPPPQEEPLPLSLALHRTQAPPSPPPSATGSGPALPTAVSQVMEAAVAAKRILDTPHHTPPRYNTPPPPPAYAVSPGTAVTTPPTLTPTPTPIAIPIPTISTTPTPTPNPNPTPSQIPTPTASMPAIIRVKAEPGLAAVAASSTQTPPASPTSSTNISIFTKTEASVDDHFAKALGDTWKKLQGGHNKE, encoded by the exons AGATGCGTGTGACGGCCAAGGAGCTGCCCACCACCAAGTGGAGACGCGAGCGACGCCAGCGGACCGCCGAGTACCAGGTCCACGAAGCAGGCAGCAGCGATAGGGAACGGGAGGATCGCGACATGGACAGCCCCATTGACATGTCGGTGACAACGGGAGCGCTGAAGCTGCGGGCCTCACCGCCGCCACCTTACCGCGAACCGCTGCCTGGGACCAACTACGCGGCCAACAGCCGACCCAGCGTCATCACCCAGGCTCCGCCAAAGCGGGAACCTCCCGAGCAGGCCCACTCCTCAG ATGTGGCTATGTGTGACATTGACGAGCACTTCCGGCGCTCGCTGGGCGAGAACTATGCGGCCCTGTTCGCCAAGAAGTCGCCgacgcccacgcccacaccCACGCCCTCGCCAAGTGGAACTCCCAAGCAGCAGGTCTCGCCACTGGCCTATGGACCGCcctcatcatcgtcatccAGCACGGGAGCAGCAACTACCATAGCAGCTACCACGCAACtctaccagcagcagcagcagcagcagcaccgtTCGCCGCTGGCCAAGCCGGGTTTGGTCATCCTGGAGCCGGAATCCGAGCAGCCggagctgccgccgccgcaggAGGAGCCGCTGCCACTCTCGCTGGCACTGCATCGCACCCAAGCGCCGCCTTCGCCGCCGCCCTCGGCCACGGGATCGGGACCGGCGCTGCCCACGGCCGTCAGCCAGGTGATGGAGGCGGCGGTGGCCGCCAAGCGAATCCTGGACACGCCCCACCACACGCCGCCCAGGTACAAcacgccgccgccgccaccggcCTATGCTGTGAGCCCAGGAACTGCTGTGACGACGCCGCCAACTTTGACACCGACTCCGACTCCGATTGCGATTCCAATACCGACGATTTCGACGACtccaacaccaacaccaaatCCGAATCCGACGCCCTCGCAGATTCCCACGCCCACGGCCAGCATGCCGGCCATCATTCGGGTGAAGGCTGAGCCGGGACTGGCGGCTGTGGCCGCCTCATCCACGCAGACGCCGCCCGCCTCGCCCACCTCGTCCACGAACATCTCGATATTCACCAAGACTGAAGCCTCGGTGGACGACCACTTTGCCAAGGCGCTGGGCGACACCTGGAAGAAGCTGCAGGGCGGGCACAACAAGGAGTAG
- the LOC128257670 gene encoding uncharacterized protein LOC128257670 isoform X3 yields the protein MESALDVLSRAATMVQNNPSEMRVTAKELPTTKWRRERRQRTAEYQVHEAGSSDREREDRDMDSPIDMSVTTGALKLRASPPPPYREPLPGTNYAANSRPSVITQAPPKREPPEQAHSSDVAMCDIDEHFRRSLGENYAALFAKKSPTPTPTPTPSPSGTPKQQVSPLAYGPPSSSSSSTGAATTIAATTQLYQQQQQQQHRSPLAKPGLVILEPESEQPELPPPQEEPLPLSLALHRTQAPPSPPPSATGSGPALPTAVSQVMEAAVAAKRILDTPHHTPPRYNTPPPPPAYAVSPGTAVTTPPTLTPTPTPIAIPIPTISTTPTPTPNPNPTPSQIPTPTASMPAIIRVKAEPGLAAVAASSTQTPPASPTSSTNISIFTKTEASVDDHFAKALGDTWKKLQGGHNKE from the exons AGATGCGTGTGACGGCCAAGGAGCTGCCCACCACCAAGTGGAGACGCGAGCGACGCCAGCGGACCGCCGAGTACCAGGTCCACGAAGCAGGCAGCAGCGATAGGGAACGGGAGGATCGCGACATGGACAGCCCCATTGACATGTCGGTGACAACGGGAGCGCTGAAGCTGCGGGCCTCACCGCCGCCACCTTACCGCGAACCGCTGCCTGGGACCAACTACGCGGCCAACAGCCGACCCAGCGTCATCACCCAGGCTCCGCCAAAGCGGGAACCTCCCGAGCAGGCCCACTCCTCAG ATGTGGCTATGTGTGACATTGACGAGCACTTCCGGCGCTCGCTGGGCGAGAACTATGCGGCCCTGTTCGCCAAGAAGTCGCCgacgcccacgcccacaccCACGCCCTCGCCAAGTGGAACTCCCAAGCAGCAGGTCTCGCCACTGGCCTATGGACCGCcctcatcatcgtcatccAGCACGGGAGCAGCAACTACCATAGCAGCTACCACGCAACtctaccagcagcagcagcagcagcagcaccgtTCGCCGCTGGCCAAGCCGGGTTTGGTCATCCTGGAGCCGGAATCCGAGCAGCCggagctgccgccgccgcaggAGGAGCCGCTGCCACTCTCGCTGGCACTGCATCGCACCCAAGCGCCGCCTTCGCCGCCGCCCTCGGCCACGGGATCGGGACCGGCGCTGCCCACGGCCGTCAGCCAGGTGATGGAGGCGGCGGTGGCCGCCAAGCGAATCCTGGACACGCCCCACCACACGCCGCCCAGGTACAAcacgccgccgccgccaccggcCTATGCTGTGAGCCCAGGAACTGCTGTGACGACGCCGCCAACTTTGACACCGACTCCGACTCCGATTGCGATTCCAATACCGACGATTTCGACGACtccaacaccaacaccaaatCCGAATCCGACGCCCTCGCAGATTCCCACGCCCACGGCCAGCATGCCGGCCATCATTCGGGTGAAGGCTGAGCCGGGACTGGCGGCTGTGGCCGCCTCATCCACGCAGACGCCGCCCGCCTCGCCCACCTCGTCCACGAACATCTCGATATTCACCAAGACTGAAGCCTCGGTGGACGACCACTTTGCCAAGGCGCTGGGCGACACCTGGAAGAAGCTGCAGGGCGGGCACAACAAGGAGTAG